In Reinekea thalattae, a genomic segment contains:
- a CDS encoding cupin domain-containing protein → MPSATLKHINPQEFLADYWQQKPLLVRESFSSEELISQEELMALACEPEAESRLISNSADQPNDWQVQHGPFTEKDYQSLPDSHWTLLVQAVDHWIEAVNDSFSAFQFLPRWRMDDMMISFAVEGGGVGPHYDQYDVFLIQLSGKRHWKVGQHCNENSELLEDLPVKVLQEFEQQESWITEPGDLLYIPPGVAHWSESIGDSLTLSVGFRAPSDSEFITEFGYFLSDQLSEFQRYQDPKLSQRNAHPHALLSEDIQRLKAIIERNSSDEQLAQWLGQYMTQPKYNEAEPFDDLDFESFMAQWHQQPLYKNPTSRFAYYGSALFADGHRFDSQLEAQDLEVICSTAVFESDNRSPFDQIESHTLLFQLFIYGVLFFDQD, encoded by the coding sequence ATGCCTTCAGCGACGCTAAAACACATCAACCCACAAGAATTTCTAGCTGACTACTGGCAACAAAAGCCATTACTGGTTAGAGAGTCATTTTCATCAGAAGAGCTGATTAGCCAAGAAGAATTAATGGCACTGGCATGTGAACCCGAAGCTGAATCTAGGCTCATTTCTAATTCGGCAGATCAGCCTAATGACTGGCAAGTGCAGCACGGCCCATTCACCGAAAAAGACTATCAATCGTTACCTGATAGCCACTGGACATTGCTAGTACAAGCGGTGGATCACTGGATAGAAGCTGTAAACGATAGTTTCTCTGCCTTTCAGTTTTTACCGCGCTGGCGCATGGACGACATGATGATTTCCTTTGCTGTTGAAGGCGGCGGTGTCGGTCCACATTACGATCAATATGACGTCTTCCTAATTCAGCTATCAGGCAAGCGTCATTGGAAGGTTGGACAGCATTGTAATGAAAATAGCGAGCTGCTCGAAGATTTACCCGTTAAGGTACTGCAAGAATTTGAGCAACAAGAAAGCTGGATCACCGAGCCTGGCGACCTGCTTTATATTCCGCCTGGGGTTGCTCACTGGAGTGAATCTATCGGTGATAGCCTGACGCTTTCAGTGGGCTTTAGAGCCCCCTCTGACAGTGAATTCATCACCGAGTTTGGCTATTTTTTAAGTGATCAATTGTCGGAATTCCAACGTTATCAAGACCCAAAACTGTCACAGCGAAATGCACATCCTCATGCATTACTCAGTGAGGACATTCAGCGATTAAAGGCCATTATTGAACGCAACTCCAGTGATGAGCAGCTAGCGCAGTGGTTAGGCCAATACATGACTCAACCCAAATACAATGAGGCAGAGCCATTTGACGATCTAGACTTTGAGTCCTTTATGGCTCAATGGCATCAGCAGCCGTTATACAAGAACCCGACTAGCCGCTTTGCCTATTATGGCTCTGCCCTATTTGCAGACGGCCATCGATTCGACAGCCAGCTTGAGGCCCAAGACCTTGAAGTCATTTGCTCAACCGCTGTATTTGAAAGCGACAATAGATCACCGTTCGATCAAATCGAGAGTCACACCTTGCTGTTCCAACTATTCATCTACGGCGTGTTGTTTTTCGATCAGGATTAA